One window from the genome of Paenibacillus azoreducens encodes:
- a CDS encoding thiol-activated cytolysin family protein: MKILKHLKGTKVLVSLLVSLHMFAYSSISFAAGNELHDIDAGIASLNYDRNAVLAVNGDQISSFVPKEGIQSNGKFIVVEREKKSLSTSPVDISIIDSMTSRTYPGAIQLANRAFTDNQPDVLMAARKPLDISIDLPGLRGENTITVQNPNYGSVSGAIDQLVSTWAEKYSDTHTLPARLQYAESMVYSKNQIASALNVNGQLLNNTLGIDFNAVASGEKKVMVAAYKQIFYTVSASLPNHPSDLFAEGVTFDELVRKGVSNESPPLMVSNVAYGRTIYVKLETTSKSNEVQAAFKALLQNANIQSSGQYKDIYENSSFTAVVLGGDAQTHNQVVSKDFSVIQNVIKDNATFSIKNPAYPISYTSVFLKDNSIAAVRNNTEYIETKTTEYTKGKITLDHSGAYVAQFEVSWDEVTYDANGQELITHKAWGGNWQDKTAHFSTEIPLPPNAKNIRVFARECTGLAWDWWRTIIDEYNVPLTNNINVSIWGTTLYPYASITY; the protein is encoded by the coding sequence ATGAAGATTTTAAAACATCTAAAAGGAACAAAAGTGCTCGTAAGTCTATTAGTAAGTTTACATATGTTCGCTTATTCAAGTATTTCTTTCGCTGCAGGAAACGAACTCCATGATATTGATGCTGGAATCGCAAGCCTGAATTATGATCGCAATGCAGTTTTGGCGGTAAACGGCGATCAAATCAGCAGCTTTGTTCCCAAAGAAGGAATCCAATCAAATGGTAAATTTATTGTGGTTGAACGTGAGAAAAAATCACTCTCAACCTCGCCAGTAGATATCTCCATTATTGATTCGATGACGAGCCGCACTTATCCAGGCGCAATTCAGCTTGCAAATCGGGCTTTTACGGATAATCAGCCTGATGTGCTTATGGCCGCAAGAAAACCTTTGGATATCAGTATTGATTTGCCCGGGCTCCGGGGTGAAAATACAATCACGGTTCAGAATCCGAATTACGGCAGTGTCTCCGGCGCTATTGATCAATTGGTATCGACTTGGGCTGAGAAGTATTCCGATACACACACATTGCCTGCAAGGCTACAGTATGCAGAATCCATGGTCTACAGCAAAAATCAAATTGCCAGCGCGCTTAATGTGAACGGTCAACTGCTTAACAATACGCTCGGGATCGACTTTAATGCGGTCGCAAGCGGCGAGAAAAAAGTGATGGTAGCGGCTTATAAGCAAATCTTTTATACCGTAAGCGCATCACTTCCAAACCATCCATCGGACCTTTTTGCCGAAGGCGTGACGTTTGATGAATTGGTTCGTAAAGGGGTAAGCAATGAGTCTCCGCCGCTTATGGTATCCAATGTAGCTTATGGCAGAACCATTTACGTGAAATTAGAGACAACTTCGAAGAGCAATGAAGTGCAAGCTGCATTTAAAGCATTGCTCCAGAATGCCAACATACAATCGAGCGGACAGTACAAGGATATTTATGAAAACAGTTCGTTTACTGCCGTTGTATTAGGCGGCGACGCACAGACGCATAACCAAGTTGTATCGAAAGACTTTAGTGTCATCCAAAATGTAATTAAAGACAATGCAACATTTAGCATTAAAAATCCGGCTTACCCGATTTCTTATACCAGCGTCTTTTTGAAAGATAATTCCATTGCCGCTGTTCGCAACAACACGGAATATATTGAGACTAAAACGACAGAATATACTAAAGGTAAAATAACACTTGATCATAGCGGCGCATATGTAGCTCAGTTTGAAGTGTCCTGGGACGAAGTTACATATGACGCAAATGGCCAAGAACTCATTACCCATAAAGCTTGGGGAGGAAATTGGCAAGATAAAACAGCCCATTTCTCGACCGAGATTCCCCTTCCGCCAAATGCCAAGAACATAAGAGTATTTGCAAGAGAATGCACAGGCCTTGCCTGGGATTGGTGGAGAACCATAATTGATGAATATAACGTACCATTGACTAACAATATTAACGTTTCGATTTGGGGAACAACGTTATATCCGTACGCTTCCATAACTTATTAG